GGTGTTATTAGTGTATAAATGGAAAAGTAGCGTGAATTATTTAAGAAAGTAGAGATTCTTTTCTGCTTTTGGTGTTACTGCTAATATATATGACATATGCTACTATGGTTGGGGTTTTTTGTTTCATGCATGGTACCTATGAGGGCCTTACATATGGTCGATTTAGATTGGACTTATAAGACTATACTTGGTTGAAAACTAAATCTATGTGCTACTTAGATTGTTTCGTTATGACAGATGTTGACCTTGTTTTAGGACTTAGCTTCCAACATTCTGGTCTATTGACTAGTGTGGCCATTTTTCTAATTGTAATAGCGACTGCTTTGCTGAATCTCTTTTCTATTCCTCTCATTATTTTGCTGGTTTACTCTGCCCTGGCTTCATTACTGGCAttctgcccccccccccccccccccccccgggtgCAATGTAAAAATCATTCTTCCCCAGATATGTCTTGTTGAGCATGGTACTGATATTCAATGTACAAGTTTGTGATCACCAGCTTAGAGAGTTTCCTTTTCTTGACAGAATGCTAGATCTTACTGATATCCATGAAGATAAACTGCAACTTTTTCTTGCTGTTAATGTACATGACAGGTTCTCAAAGTTTTCCCATACCCCATAAACATTACGGAAATTCAATTTGCTGTTGGAGCTGCAGTTGCTTTGTTTATGTGGATCACTGGTATCATTAAGAGACCAAAGATTTCTGGTGCACAGGTAGACCTGTAACATTTTGTTACAAACTTTAGTCTATTTTTAGTGGGATCTGTATTGACActcatgttcttttttttcagcTTGTAGCCATCCTACCTCTGGCTATAGTCCATACTATGGGCAATCTTTTCACCAACATGAGCCTTGGGAAGGTTGCAGTGTCATTTACGCATACCATCAAGGCTATGGAACCTTTCTTTTCTGTTCTTCTTTCTGCAATATTCCTTGGCGAGGTAATTTTTAtatacaaatgcaatgcaagctgTGTTTCAAACTTTAAGAAATTCATTTGTCTTATATTGAATGGCTTTGCAGTTACCTACTGTTTGGGTAGTACTATCTCTTCTTCCAATTGTTGGTGGTGTTGGATTGGCATCTCTTACTGAGGCATCCTTTAACTGGTATGTAACAATTATTATCATTTGAATCCAAGCGTACCCAAACTAAACTGTAGAAGATAAGAGCTTCTGACAAATGTTCTCTGCCTTCTGTGCTTCTTGTGCCATTCTATTTCTCCTTTATATTTTACTctatccgtttcaaattgtaacacattttgacttttctaggtccgtagcttttgctatgcacctagatatatgggTGTCTACATGCATAGTAAGAACTATGTATCTAGGAAAGgtaaaatgacttacaatttggaacggagggagtatgttgtTTGTGTCCGTGGACCTAGATGTAGGGTTTTTGATGTATTTAACATTAGTATGTTTAGTATTTGTACAAATTATAGCTATGCTTTATTCAGATTATGATATGTCATCTTGCAAACTGTGAGCCACCTGCTAACGAGAAATACCTAACCGGTTAAATGCAATTTtattacaacaacaacaacaaagccttcAGTCCCATGCAAATTGGGGttggctagagttgaaacccaacatgAGCTACCAGCAAAATGggaaaagaaaatatatatattaatagGGGATTTAGAGCCTGTTCATGGTGGATTtggttttattattttaaaagtAATTATGATGCAATATAATGTTAATATAATAATGCTCAAATAGCTAGTGTTCTAAAATTGTTTCACTCAGCAATGCATGTCTTCTGAAAATATTCTTAAATCTTATTTATAGTTGAAACACGGCCATGGTATTTTTGAATTCTTTTTCATTAATATCCTTGAGTTCTGCTATGAAGTATTTAACTTGGTGGTACTTTTGTGACAACAGGGCTGGCTTTTGGAGTGCAATGGCTTCAAATGTTACCTTCCAATCGCGGAATGTACTGAGCAAGAAGGTCATGGTTAAGAAGGAGAATGAGGTAACTGGAATATCTAGATTTGTGTCTTATACGATTTATTTATGAAATTGCATTGGCTTCTTTTCTTTGTCATGTCTATCATGTGCAGTAGTGCATTTCCATCTCTAATTCCTAATCCACTTCATATGTTTCCTTTGTGCAGGAATCCTTGGACAACATTAATCTCTTCTCTATAattacagtgatgtcctttttCCTATTGGCACCTGTTACCTTCTTTACGGAAGGTGTCAAAATCACTCCTACATTTTTGCAATCTGCTGTAAGTGTAAATGTTTGAATTTAAATCCATTGCTtgcaaacagaaagaaagataGAGAAAATATTGCACCTTGAGTAACCATCGGGGTAAACACCTTTATGTGTTTGTAGGGTTTGGATGTAAAACTGGTCCTTACAAGGTCTCTGCTTGCTGCGCTTTGTTTCCACGCATATCAACAGGTTTG
The genomic region above belongs to Setaria italica strain Yugu1 chromosome VI, Setaria_italica_v2.0, whole genome shotgun sequence and contains:
- the LOC101755870 gene encoding phosphoenolpyruvate/phosphate translocator 2, chloroplastic; translation: MQSAAAFRPCPARPLVSRNPSRPLLPARPLRVGAAAAATTSTRCGAVGPRGHGLGLQPVSPDREGKARQRQVACGAAGAAGKVEEEGGGLMKTLQLGLFFGLWYLFNIYFNIYNKQVLKVFPYPINITEIQFAVGAAVALFMWITGIIKRPKISGAQLVAILPLAIVHTMGNLFTNMSLGKVAVSFTHTIKAMEPFFSVLLSAIFLGELPTVWVVLSLLPIVGGVGLASLTEASFNWAGFWSAMASNVTFQSRNVLSKKVMVKKENEESLDNINLFSIITVMSFFLLAPVTFFTEGVKITPTFLQSAGLDVKLVLTRSLLAALCFHAYQQVSYMILERVSPVTHSVGNCVKRVVVIVTSVLFFRTPVSPINSLGTAIALAGVFLYSQLKRLKPKPKTA